The Candidatus Nomurabacteria bacterium DNA window GTCCTCACTGCGCCCTTCGCAAGGATGTCCCTTTACGCCTCAGACTTAACCCTGCGGGCCCAAGTCTTCGGCGTTTGAGCAGAGAAAGAGCTTAATTTCATATCCTGTTGGCGGACCACTTCGACCCCTTGTGCATTGAAGAAACCTTTTTGTTTTTTTGATGTGCGTTTGTTATAGTAAAAAAGTCTCAATTAATATCAATGTAAATGCATAATCAACGTGGTTTCTCGCTCATCCCTGCGCTCTTTGTACTGATTGCAGTTGGTTTAGGTATTAGCGTGGGATATGCCCTGTGGGCTAATTATCAAAATAGCAAAACAACCAATAGTGTGAAAGTAAATAACGTAGCCTGTACCGAGGAGGTCAAACTCTGCCCCGACGGCTCCTACGTTGGTCGCACTGGGCCGGATTGTGAATTTGCGGAGTGTTCAGCAGCGAACACAAACATTAACAGTAGTGATGATTCCTCAGAAGATGAGTATCTTCAAATTACTGAATGGGGTGTTGAACTACCTATTACTGAAGGAGTTGAGTATACTTATGTAGCAGATTCAGGCCGCGCTTCTTTTTCAACAATTGGACTTGAGGACCATGATTACTGCGGGTCAAGTGATGATGGTATTGGAATAATTTCTCGATACACCTCGCCTATTCCCGAAGGCCCTCTTAGGTTTCAGGACCCGATCCAAATTAATGATTGGTATTATTACTATACCAGGCCGCAATCAGCTTGTTCGCCTAATGCCACAATAGTTGAAATGCAAACCTTGGCCAGCACAGCACTTGAAGAGAGTTTTGCAGGATTACGTGAGAGTGTAGATGAATGGCAGACATATACGAATGCGGAGCTTGGAATAGAATTTGAAATTAGGGCTACCGATAATACTTATTATTATAGTCAATCCGATGCCCACTATATTGATCTTTATCCTACTGGCGAGGATGATCACTACGCTTATGTTAGAATTGGTTCAATCGCAGACCAGGACGCAATAGTTAATGATGAAGTTGTATCAATTAACGGCCACGAACCGGTTTCTGAAGGTGTGCTAAGTGGACAACCAGCGAATATCTTTTTATTTAGGCCAGCATGCGATGATGGTCCAGGCTGTGGGCCGTACAATATGGGATACGCATTAGTTCATAACGATACTATGTTTAGCCTTTGGTTTGTTGGTGATGACCAGTTAAATGACGTAGAGAGGCACATCCTTTCTACATTTGAATTTACTGAATAAATAGCACAAATATGATAAATAAAGGCATCACTTGGCTTCCCATCCTCTTCATCTTCGCCGCACTTGGTGTTGGTTCATTTATCGTGTACATTGGCTGGCAAGTTGCAACGCAGACGCAGGAAGTAGCTAATGTAAATAATGACGTGGCCTGCACTTTAGAGGCCAAACTCTGCCCCGATGGTTCCTACGTAGGTCGCACCGGACTGAATTGTGAGTTTGCGGAGTGTTCTGAGGAGGTAACTTGCGGTACTATCGCCGGTCTAGAGTGTCCAAGCGGATATAAATGTGAATATGATAATCCAGAAATTGCTGACGCTGCCGGGACGTGTGTTTTAGATACAGAAACCAGCACTGAAGAAGATTATTCCAATTGGTCTCGATCAATGAATTGGCGGGAATATAGCTATCGTTATACTACAAAAGAATTTATACATACTACACAGGATGCTGGAGAAGAGATAATTACAACTCCATTTAATGCGTCTGAATACACCGGGACAGTTACCTGGAATGGTGCGCTTTTCTGGAGAACAGGTCCGAGTGCAACAACCTATATTCCTGATATCTCAAGCGACTTTGAATATGAGGCAGGCGTAGATCCAGATTTTTGGTTTTATGACTATGCGTCTGAACAGTTTATCCATCTTCCAAAAGTTGACTACCTAGATGGTACGGAACTATTTGAAAGTACGGTACAAGTTTTTCCATCTCTCAATGAACCTAAACTACTTCTTGAAGTAGGAAAATTTGATATACAAAGTGAAGAGTTTATTCCCGGTTTCAGCAGTCCCATGCCGGTATCAACACGGGGCTTGGTGTATAACTTTGCTAAGAATACTTTTGAAGACGCAGTCGATCCAATTGATAGCTTTAATCAAGTAATGAAGAGCAAGGGAACGGCATATACCAGCATTGTATGGAATAGTGAGAAAGAAATTATTATTGCAGCTCCAGGCGGCGAGGGTTGTGGTAACTACAGTTACGTGAATCTTATTGATTATCAATCACTGAGTAAGGAAGTGGTAGGTGGAGAAGCTAGTTATAACTATAGTGAAACTCCATGTAATCCAAAGAGTGGAATGAGTCCAGATGGAAAGTGGTTTGTGCTCTATGGAAGCACCACGGATGATACTTTTGTAGTACGACTCTATGCAAGCGATGGAACGACTTCACCAGTAGCCACATTAATAGGTGACGTGTTGCCGCAATACAGCTCTTTGTCCGAGTGGGATGTGAGTAGAGAATATCCAGTACTTACTTTTAATGAGGGAAGTACAGCGAATTTTATTACCGCTGAATTTAAAGCAGTAATTCAAGAGGACAATGAAGGAGAAGTTCAAAAAAATTCCTATACTGATCAAATATTTGGTTTTACATTTAAATATCCAATTCGTTATCACGTAAATAGGGCGGCAAATAATAATGAAGATTTGGTTCTTCAAGTTTTCGAAAGCAGCGATGCTGATAATTCAGTATTTTCGCTGTATCATTCCGATGATACTGAAAAATATGAAGGAGAATATCGCTCCGATGGATTTGAAAACTTCGTATTAGTAAGCAATGATGCCCAAATAGGAGACGAAATAATCGAGTCATTTAATTTCGTCGACACATGGCGTACTTACCAAAATGAAACGTATAGCTATACTATTCGCTATCCCCAAACATATAGCATCGGAGGACCACCAGCTGATATGCCTCATGACGATTGGAAATCGATTAGGAGGAATGATATATCAGAACAATATAATGTCGAGGTCAGAATTTTTGATCGTGATGAGTTTGTTGATGATAATATTTTTAATTGGGTAGTAAATGGTTTTCCTGGCGATGTCCCGGCGGAAGGCTATAACCCAGAAGGATATTTAAACAAGCGAACAGTTGATATTGATGGTAAAAAATTTACAGTATTTGATTATAGTTATGATGGCGTTGAGTTTTTTCAATACTTCTTTTATTGGGAAGAGCAAAAAAGAGTTATTCAGTTGTTTGATTCTCATCCGGTTGGAAGTGTTAGTAAAATAAATCAAGCGATTATCCAGTCACTCGACTTTACGGGTTTTTAGAGTAACTATATAAGTACGTTTGAATTGAGGTCTTTCGGTATCCCCGCGCTCAAGTCCCGCGCACCAGTCGCAGTAATTTCATACATATCCTCGATACGGATGCCGATCTTGTCTTTGATATAAATGCCAGGCTCGATAGTCACCACGTCCCCAACGGCCAGTAAGCGATTTCCGCGACGCGAAGGAGTGAGATACGGCGGCTCGTGAATTGCTCGGCCGACGCCATGGCCCGTGGAGTGAATAAAGAATTTGCCAAAACCGGCTTTGGCAATCACTCCACGACATATATCATCAATATCCCGGGCAGGTATACCTGGACGAAGTTTTTGGGCGGCACGCTCCTGTGCGCGAAGGACTAAGGTGTAGAGTGCTTTCTGTTCTGCGCTTGGCTTGCCCAGGAAGACAGTGCGGGTGATATCAGTTTTCCAGCTTTCGTAGGTAACGCCAAAATCTATTTTAATACTATCACCAGCTTGGAGCACGCGACCATTTGGAACATGATGAGGCTCCGCTGCCTGTTCACTGGCTGCGACAATAAATGGAAAAGCACGCCGGTCAAGTCCTTCGCTCAGAAGCAGACGGCGTAATAATCGGCTCACTTGGCGCTCGCTTAATCCAAGCTTTACTTGTTGTAAAAACAAGGGCCAAACTTTTGCAGTCTTTTTTATCGCAGTTTCTTGAGCAAGTATTTTAATCATTTTAGCTTAAGTTGATGGCGGGCAGTGCGGAGGTCCTTCGCGATTTGCTTTTGCAGTGCCTCAACCGTGGTATAGGGAATAAGGGCTCGAATCCAATCAACCAGGTGTACTTCCACGCGAGTGCCAGCGCGTACTTTCACCGTACCAAGGATGTGGACCTCCACCTTGCCGTGTTTCCGCTTCTTTCGTTGATAGGGCACACCGATGATCAGGGTGGCAGGGTAGCGCTTACCGTGGAGGCTAGCCCAACAGGACCAGAGGCCCCTTTTAGGCAAGGTGCCTTGTAGTGTGCGTCGGTCAAGATTAAGAGTGGGGTAGCCAGTTGTTGTCGTAGCAATACCTTCACCTCGCATAGTGCGGCCAGAGAAGTGCTGAGCGTTATGTTTCAACATCGAGGCTTAAGTGAGGATAATGTTGAAGTGCGTTATTGATGGGATTAACCGCAACTAAATCACATTGATAAAGCATTTTTTGATATTGAGGGTGCGTATTGCGATAGTCTTCGATCGCTGCTGCTAAGCGTTGTTGCTTAGATTGGCTCATGGATTGTAGCACGTCACCAAATGCGCTTGTTTTCCGAGCTCGTACTTCAATAAAAATAAGCGTATCGTTCTTTCGTGCAATAATATCAATTTCCCCAAAGCGACAGGTGTAGTGCTGGTCGAGGATTTCGTAGTGCTGTTGTTGCAGCCATTGTGCCACAAAATCCTCCGCAAGTTTTCCACGCTGTTGGGTTGGGGATGGCATGTGTTAGCTGCTTGGTGCTCGACCGACTTTCTCTATAACCATTCCGTAGTGATAGAGTCCGGCATCAAAAAATTCAAGCTCTCGGGCACCTAGCTTTTCAAGATAGGAACGGATTTGATCGGCCGGGACCAGCTCTTTCTCTGTTGGTCCAATAGTTGCTCGGCCAGTATTCCACTCAATCACTAAGGCCCGACCTCCACCCTTCAGAGTACGAAAAACTTCCTTGAGTACTGCTTCAGGGTGAGAGCTTTGATAGAGAGCGTTGGCCACAATGCCAAAATCAACCGAGCCATCGTGGATCGCCTTCGCGGCTCCGAAGCGTTCTAGGTTAGACCAAACCGGGATGACATTCGTGTAGCCAGCCAGACGAACACGAGCCATAAGGGCTGAGAGCGAGGACTTTAAAATATCCACTGCATAGACCTTACCTTGATTCCCGGCAATTTTCGCAGCCTCCATAGTGAAGGGTCCTGTTCCGCCGCAGCCAAAATCAGCCACAGCCATACCAAACTCGAGTCCAGTGCTGCGAAGGATAAGTCCAGGTTTAAGTATTCCGGCTTCGGAACTCTGATCCATGAGAGAAATACTAGTAACAAGCTGTATTAGTATACCACAAAGTTCCCTCTAGCAGTACTTAGGACTCGATATGAATGAAGCTTTTTCGATGAAATGGCGCGACACCGTGCTTTTGTATGGCATCGATATGTGCTGCGGTGCCATATCCTTTATGTTGGGCAAATCCATATACTGGCCATTTTTTGTCAGCCTGGCACAGGAGGTTGTCGCGATATACTTTGGCAATTATCGAAGCCGCAGCAATACTAAACACCTTGGCATCACCGTCGATAATTGCTTGATAGGGAATATCTACCTGCTGCACAGGGAAGGCGTCAGAAAGAATGTAATCAGGCTGCAGGCTTAAGCCTTGTAAGGCGAGGACAAAGGCTTGGCGGTTAGCATAGGCAATTCCTCGTTGATCAATGGCCCTATGACTCACCACCCCAACACTCCAGGCCTTTGCCTGGCTGGTAATCTCCTCATAGCGTTCCGCTCTGGCTTTTGGGCTGAGCACTTTTGAATCGTGAATTCCCTCAATATGTGTCCCGGGATGAAATATTACAGCCCCAGCCACAATCGGGCCGGCCAGTGCTCCCCGGCCTGCTTCATCTAGTCCAACAATGGCTTGGTAACCTTGCTGCCAAAGCTTTTGCTCATGATCGCTTCGGAGGTATTGTCTAGCCATGGATGCCTAGAGTACGACGAGCTACCATAATGCAGGAACCATCAGCTACTCCGTCAAGATGCAGTTGCGTTATTTTTTGACGAATGCGTTCATCCTCAGCTCCGGGTTGGAACCAGACTTTGTCGATACCGAGCTCCTCTATCTCATCAAGTACCCGAAGTCCATCATCAGCCTTAATAACAAAAACTACTACGTCAATCTTCCCTGGTATTTCCCGAAGTGAGGAGTAAATAGAGATGCCTTCTACTTCGCCTGCCTGAGGGTGTATGCCAAAAACCCGCAGACCAGCACTCTGGAGATCGAGTAAAACTTTGTGTCCGTACTTTTCCGGATTATATACTGAGCCTATGACTGCGTAGCGGAAATTTTTTTGCAGAAATCGAGAGAGATCCATGTCAATAGAGTAGCACCGTACGCAAGAAGCGCTCAACTGGTAAGCGCTTCAGTGCAGAACACGACAAGCATGAAGTGTTGATGACAGTGTAGTAAATTTTTAGTGCCCCGTCAAGCAAGTTTTTACTTTTTCCCGCTTCACCGACTATCTTTCTAGCACTTAAGCGCCTTTGGCTTGGATTGCTTTTGCTACGCGCTCTACTGCAACCACATATGCACCAGTGCGTAGGTCTGTGGTATGTTTCTCTGCTGCATTCCACATTGAAGCAAAGGCCTCACGCATCTTATTATCAAGTTTTTGTAGCACTTCCTTGTCAGACCAGAGTACTCCCTGACGATTTTGCACCCATTCGAGATGGGATCCAGCCACTCCACCTGCATTGGCTAGGAAGTCGGGGATAACCGGTATCTTGCGCTTGAAAAAGTACTCATCAGCCTCGGGGGTAAGTGGCCCATTAGCCATTTCGAGTATTGCTTTGGCCTTCACCTTACGCATATTTTCCTTGGTGATAGCATTTTCTAACGCTGCAGGGACGAGGAGGTCAACTGGAAGCTGGAGAAGTTTTTCATTTGTAATTGCAGTGTAATTTTCGCAGTCGCAAACTGAACCTACGCAGTAGCATCCGTGGATCATGCCGCGTTCTTTTTTCGATTTCATTACATTGCGAGGGTCCATTGACTTTCCGTTCTTCGCAAGAATACCACCCTGAGAGTCTGATAAGGCGATAACCTTGAACCCAGCATCATGAAGCATTTCTGCAATGAAATAGCCGACGTTGCCGAAGCCTTGCACGGCTACGGTTGTTTTGGCTGGTTTTAACTTCATTTTTTTCACCAGCTCCTCTACAACGATAAGGCCTCCTCGGG harbors:
- a CDS encoding M24 family metallopeptidase; translation: MIKILAQETAIKKTAKVWPLFLQQVKLGLSERQVSRLLRRLLLSEGLDRRAFPFIVAASEQAAEPHHVPNGRVLQAGDSIKIDFGVTYESWKTDITRTVFLGKPSAEQKALYTLVLRAQERAAQKLRPGIPARDIDDICRGVIAKAGFGKFFIHSTGHGVGRAIHEPPYLTPSRRGNRLLAVGDVVTIEPGIYIKDKIGIRIEDMYEITATGARDLSAGIPKDLNSNVLI
- a CDS encoding riboflavin kinase encodes the protein MLKHNAQHFSGRTMRGEGIATTTTGYPTLNLDRRTLQGTLPKRGLWSCWASLHGKRYPATLIIGVPYQRKKRKHGKVEVHILGTVKVRAGTRVEVHLVDWIRALIPYTTVEALQKQIAKDLRTARHQLKLK
- a CDS encoding YraN family protein, producing MPSPTQQRGKLAEDFVAQWLQQQHYEILDQHYTCRFGEIDIIARKNDTLIFIEVRARKTSAFGDVLQSMSQSKQQRLAAAIEDYRNTHPQYQKMLYQCDLVAVNPINNALQHYPHLSLDVET
- a CDS encoding class I SAM-dependent methyltransferase, whose protein sequence is MDQSSEAGILKPGLILRSTGLEFGMAVADFGCGGTGPFTMEAAKIAGNQGKVYAVDILKSSLSALMARVRLAGYTNVIPVWSNLERFGAAKAIHDGSVDFGIVANALYQSSHPEAVLKEVFRTLKGGGRALVIEWNTGRATIGPTEKELVPADQIRSYLEKLGARELEFFDAGLYHYGMVIEKVGRAPSS
- a CDS encoding ribonuclease HII, whose translation is MARQYLRSDHEQKLWQQGYQAIVGLDEAGRGALAGPIVAGAVIFHPGTHIEGIHDSKVLSPKARAERYEEITSQAKAWSVGVVSHRAIDQRGIAYANRQAFVLALQGLSLQPDYILSDAFPVQQVDIPYQAIIDGDAKVFSIAAASIIAKVYRDNLLCQADKKWPVYGFAQHKGYGTAAHIDAIQKHGVAPFHRKSFIHIES
- a CDS encoding CoA-binding protein, with product MDLSRFLQKNFRYAVIGSVYNPEKYGHKVLLDLQSAGLRVFGIHPQAGEVEGISIYSSLREIPGKIDVVVFVIKADDGLRVLDEIEELGIDKVWFQPGAEDERIRQKITQLHLDGVADGSCIMVARRTLGIHG
- a CDS encoding Glu/Leu/Phe/Val dehydrogenase; protein product: MATANPFQSALSQLEKALGLLQLAPHIVAELKKPRHIHEFTIPVLMDDGSRQVFTGYRVQYNDARGPFKGGIRYHPKTNLHEVKALAAWMTWKCAIVDIPFGGGKGGVIVDPKKLSKGELERLSRGWVREMYRNIGPDIDVPAPDVSTNPMIMGWMVDEYSRMVGSWQPATFTGKPVELGGIPVREYSTARGGLIVVEELVKKMKLKPAKTTVAVQGFGNVGYFIAEMLHDAGFKVIALSDSQGGILAKNGKSMDPRNVMKSKKERGMIHGCYCVGSVCDCENYTAITNEKLLQLPVDLLVPAALENAITKENMRKVKAKAILEMANGPLTPEADEYFFKRKIPVIPDFLANAGGVAGSHLEWVQNRQGVLWSDKEVLQKLDNKMREAFASMWNAAEKHTTDLRTGAYVVAVERVAKAIQAKGA